The region AATCAAATAATGACAAGTCTGTTAACTCTAAGTTCTGAGCGTCAACTTGTGCTTTAAGAGCTGTGTTTTGCGTTTTAAGGGTGTCCATGCGCTTAATGCTATCGTCTAAAATATTTTTAGAATTTACATATTGAAACACCACTATTAGTAGTGTAAATATAAACAGGTACATAAAAATTTTATTCTTCATTTTAATATCCTTTTAAATAGTTATTTGTAGTTGGTCATATGCCAAAAAAACATTGTCTGGTAACTTTTGCTGCACGTCATCATGAAATCCTAATAAGTGACTAATATGTGTAAAATAGGCACGTTTAGGCTTAATAATATTAACCAGTTCCAAAGCTTCTTCTAAATTTAAATGCGAAATATGTGCTTCTTCTCTCAAGGCATTGATTACTAAAACGTCTAAATCTTTAAGTTTATCTAATTCAGCTTTGTCTATAGTTTTAATATCTGTCAAATAAGCAAATTTATCAAATCTAAATCCAAATACTGGTAGTTTGTAATGCAACCCTTCAACAGGAAGTATTTGTTTTCCATTTACGTTAAACACTTCGTTTTTAATTTGGTTGATTTTTACTTTAGGTGCACCAGGATACCTATTTTTAGTAGCAAACACATATTCAAATCTTATTTTAAGCTGTTCTATAACGCGCTGGTGAGCATAGATAGGTAATTCGCCTTGTCTAAAACAAAAGGGTCTAATATCATCTATTCCTGCAGTATGGTCTGCGTGCTCATGGGTAAATAAGATAGCATCAATTTTATCTGGATTAGCACGTAACATTTGCTGCCTAAAATCTGGTCCACAATCCACTACAAACGTATTTTCGTCCCATTGGACCATAATGGATACACGTAAACGCTTGTCCTTTGGGTTATTACTTAAACATACAGGATGTGTGCTTCCAATAACTGGAATACCTTGAGACGTTCCTGTGCCTAAAAATGTGATTTTCAATAGTTGAAGATTTCTCACAAAAATAAGTTATTTTTTTTGTTTGCTATAGTTATTTGATACCTTTGTAAAACTTAACATCATAGGGATTTTTATATGGAAATTACGCTAAAAGGAGACAAGGAATTTGAAAACATTCCGTCTCTAAAAGATAAAGCGCTTCGCATTAACTTAAACG is a window of Olleya sp. YS DNA encoding:
- a CDS encoding MBL fold metallo-hydrolase; this translates as MKITFLGTGTSQGIPVIGSTHPVCLSNNPKDKRLRVSIMVQWDENTFVVDCGPDFRQQMLRANPDKIDAILFTHEHADHTAGIDDIRPFCFRQGELPIYAHQRVIEQLKIRFEYVFATKNRYPGAPKVKINQIKNEVFNVNGKQILPVEGLHYKLPVFGFRFDKFAYLTDIKTIDKAELDKLKDLDVLVINALREEAHISHLNLEEALELVNIIKPKRAYFTHISHLLGFHDDVQQKLPDNVFLAYDQLQITI